The Microbacterium sp. LWH7-1.2 genome window below encodes:
- a CDS encoding acyltransferase, which yields MPAGPVKSVHGSFAIPSLDGIRCLAVLIVFIGHGMTIGGPWPGDVGVTIFFFLSGYLITTLLRREYDKSGRISLGKFYLRRLLRIQPPALITIGIAIVIGVLGILPSTMNVWGIFAEVFNYTNYYIVYENATTGDPHLGLPPETSMLWSLAVEEHFYLIFPAVLIGLLWRKLNYRTIGWILVGACLVAPLWRIYLGATGAGFYRLYVSTDTRFDGLLAGAALALLANPAMHDGRPFRLSDRTLRYIVSPVAAVLIVVAALSPSAFGLSVGDSLIYLCLVPLFWLVIAHPEGLSGRVLNNRWVAHIGVLSFSIYLLHRLVIALVKQILPIAPIVDVLSLAIVIVCAQLMYVAVEKPLGKVRKRLETRMQPRLASSVAA from the coding sequence ATGCCTGCTGGCCCGGTGAAAAGCGTCCACGGATCGTTCGCGATCCCTTCCCTCGACGGTATACGATGCCTGGCGGTGCTCATCGTCTTCATCGGCCATGGGATGACTATCGGGGGGCCCTGGCCCGGCGACGTGGGCGTGACGATCTTCTTCTTCCTCAGCGGCTACCTGATCACCACACTGCTGCGCCGCGAGTACGACAAATCCGGCCGTATCTCGCTCGGCAAGTTCTACCTGCGCCGTCTCCTGCGCATCCAGCCGCCAGCGCTCATCACCATCGGCATCGCCATCGTGATCGGCGTGCTCGGGATCCTGCCGTCGACGATGAACGTATGGGGCATCTTTGCCGAGGTGTTCAACTACACGAACTACTACATCGTTTACGAGAACGCGACCACTGGTGACCCGCACCTAGGATTGCCGCCCGAGACGAGCATGCTCTGGTCACTCGCTGTCGAGGAGCATTTTTACCTGATCTTTCCCGCAGTACTGATCGGCCTCCTCTGGAGGAAGTTGAACTACCGCACCATCGGATGGATCCTGGTCGGCGCGTGCTTGGTTGCGCCGCTCTGGCGGATCTACTTGGGCGCGACCGGCGCGGGTTTCTACCGCCTGTATGTGTCGACCGACACGCGGTTTGACGGACTCCTCGCCGGAGCCGCGTTGGCTCTCCTCGCGAACCCGGCGATGCACGACGGCCGTCCCTTCCGGCTCAGCGATCGCACGCTGCGCTACATCGTGAGCCCGGTCGCTGCTGTCCTCATCGTGGTTGCCGCGCTCTCGCCGTCTGCATTCGGGCTCTCGGTGGGCGACTCGCTCATCTACCTCTGCCTGGTTCCCCTGTTCTGGCTCGTGATCGCGCATCCCGAGGGGCTCTCCGGACGCGTGCTCAACAATCGGTGGGTCGCACATATCGGCGTTCTATCGTTCTCGATCTACCTGTTGCACCGGCTAGTGATCGCGCTCGTCAAGCAGATCCTGCCCATCGCACCGATCGTTGACGTCCTATCTCTGGCGATCGTGATCGTCTGTGCGCAATTGATGTACGTCGCCGTCGAGAAGCCACTCGGAAAGGTCCGCAAGCGTCTCGAGACTCGCATGCAGCCGAGGCTGGCCTCGAGTGTCGCGGCATAA
- a CDS encoding acyltransferase → MAAVEKSRIEWMDVLRGTSIILVVFNHAVLFASSSPLGAPEAAWVLNTIFSPVRMPLMVFLSGLLVAGSLARGPRAYVTGKVRRVLWPYLVWSIIALALLYGFGIREGIVGGVTDHTVTAWDMLLPLYDPVEHLWFLYDLFLFYMVALVTPRVPPLWIAGGALVAAALVPDFGARRFFLLLVFFMIGVWFSQHVGALERTLARRWVVWACAALALATVAAAAVGVGLRYTALSAPFAAGGIGIAIVLARRFGSARMLRPLRTVGRDSLVYYIVHWWPASAGVALGALTGNAWIALAVGFTFGLGAGVFTVHLLRILPALDLLFAWPARRSGTVAHSSGTFSTTDGRPAP, encoded by the coding sequence ATGGCAGCGGTCGAGAAGTCGCGCATCGAGTGGATGGACGTCCTCCGCGGGACGTCGATCATCCTCGTGGTGTTCAACCACGCCGTGCTCTTCGCGAGCTCCTCCCCGCTCGGCGCACCCGAAGCCGCATGGGTGCTCAACACGATCTTCTCCCCCGTGCGCATGCCGCTCATGGTGTTCCTGTCGGGCCTGCTCGTCGCCGGCTCGCTCGCCCGCGGCCCGCGCGCCTACGTCACCGGCAAGGTGCGCCGCGTGCTCTGGCCCTACCTCGTGTGGTCGATCATCGCGCTCGCGCTGCTGTACGGGTTCGGCATCCGTGAAGGCATCGTCGGCGGCGTCACCGACCACACCGTCACCGCGTGGGACATGCTGCTGCCGCTGTACGACCCCGTCGAGCACCTGTGGTTCCTGTACGACCTGTTCCTCTTCTATATGGTCGCGCTCGTCACACCCCGGGTGCCGCCGCTGTGGATCGCCGGGGGCGCACTCGTCGCCGCGGCACTCGTGCCCGACTTCGGCGCTCGGCGCTTCTTCCTGCTGCTCGTGTTCTTCATGATCGGCGTGTGGTTCTCGCAGCACGTCGGCGCCCTCGAGCGCACGCTCGCCCGCCGTTGGGTGGTCTGGGCGTGCGCGGCGCTCGCCCTCGCCACCGTCGCCGCCGCGGCCGTGGGTGTGGGCCTGCGCTACACCGCCCTGTCGGCGCCGTTCGCGGCCGGCGGCATCGGCATCGCCATCGTGCTCGCGCGCCGGTTCGGATCGGCACGGATGCTGCGTCCCCTCCGCACCGTCGGACGCGACTCGCTCGTCTACTACATCGTGCACTGGTGGCCGGCGAGCGCCGGCGTGGCCCTCGGCGCCCTCACCGGGAACGCCTGGATCGCCCTCGCGGTCGGCTTCACCTTCGGGCTCGGCGCCGGCGTCTTCACGGTGCACCTGTTGCGCATACTGCCCGCCCTCGACCTGCTGTTCGCGTGGCCCGCCCGCCGTTCGGGAACCGTCGCGCACTCCTCCGGAACGTTCTCCACCACCGACGGAAGGCCCGCACCATGA
- a CDS encoding lipopolysaccharide biosynthesis protein yields the protein MTDLAHRASRGIVVTMGGMWGKTLIQMAAIMLLGRLLSPEDFGLVAMVTAISGIIDLVRDFGLTGAIIQAREISERAWRSLFWLALGLGVVLGGVLAVCAPLIADLYNEPQLVLITLVIAPSLIVNGLTMPLQARATRELKFALLARIDVVSMVGGVAAAITGGLLGWGYWALILMVGTGLVVRLVMLWAALRPHPGWPRIHRDVVPLVSRGGSIFGAELLNYIERNADTVIIGQQLGPAVLGQYSRAYALFLMPLQQLNGPIGRVALPVLSKLQDDGDRYRRYIRGALLVIGYLTLPTYAILATISEPLFAILLGPGWEQAAVLFSILAIAGIAQGIGKVRGWLFITMGRSHQQLLYDLVARPLVVVGFFVGIWWGGIYGLALTYGILSALLLIPGFAFAIRGTFVRGSDIVFPVLRPLVFALLAFGSAYAATRAVDLIAILEILVGGAAGALVLGPLLLIPAYRRDAAQIMGFVKQMRKPKPRAEATEGTDAPAAAEAYEAVLLEDAATPGDVLDAEIEKRQLEQNR from the coding sequence ATGACCGACCTCGCCCACCGCGCCTCGCGCGGCATCGTCGTGACCATGGGCGGGATGTGGGGCAAGACCCTCATCCAGATGGCCGCGATCATGCTGCTCGGGCGCCTCCTCAGTCCCGAGGACTTTGGTCTGGTCGCGATGGTCACGGCGATCTCGGGCATCATCGACCTGGTTCGCGACTTCGGGCTCACGGGCGCGATCATCCAGGCGCGCGAGATCTCTGAGCGCGCCTGGCGAAGTCTCTTCTGGCTCGCGCTCGGGCTCGGTGTGGTCTTGGGTGGCGTATTGGCGGTGTGCGCGCCGCTCATCGCCGACCTGTACAACGAGCCCCAGCTCGTGCTGATCACGCTGGTGATCGCGCCGAGCCTCATCGTCAACGGGCTCACCATGCCCCTGCAGGCCCGCGCGACGCGCGAGCTGAAGTTCGCGCTGCTCGCCCGCATCGACGTCGTGTCGATGGTGGGAGGCGTCGCTGCGGCGATCACCGGCGGCCTGCTGGGGTGGGGGTACTGGGCGCTCATCCTCATGGTGGGCACCGGACTCGTCGTACGGCTCGTGATGCTGTGGGCGGCTCTCCGTCCTCACCCGGGCTGGCCGCGGATCCACCGCGACGTCGTGCCTCTCGTGTCGCGCGGCGGCAGCATCTTCGGCGCCGAGCTGCTCAACTACATCGAGCGCAACGCCGACACCGTGATCATCGGCCAGCAGCTCGGACCCGCCGTGCTCGGCCAGTACTCGCGCGCGTACGCGCTGTTCCTCATGCCGCTGCAGCAGCTGAACGGACCGATCGGCCGGGTCGCCCTCCCCGTGCTCAGCAAGCTGCAGGACGACGGGGACCGCTACCGCCGGTACATCCGCGGCGCCCTGCTCGTCATCGGGTACCTCACGCTGCCGACGTACGCGATCCTCGCGACGATCTCGGAGCCGTTGTTCGCGATCCTCCTCGGGCCCGGCTGGGAGCAGGCGGCCGTGCTGTTCAGCATCCTCGCGATCGCCGGCATCGCCCAGGGCATCGGCAAGGTGCGCGGCTGGCTCTTCATCACGATGGGCCGCTCGCACCAGCAGTTGCTCTACGACCTCGTCGCCCGGCCGCTCGTGGTCGTGGGCTTCTTCGTCGGGATCTGGTGGGGCGGAATCTACGGGCTCGCCCTGACCTACGGCATCCTGTCGGCCCTGCTCCTCATTCCCGGGTTCGCGTTCGCGATCCGCGGCACGTTCGTGCGTGGCAGCGACATCGTCTTCCCGGTGCTGCGCCCTCTGGTGTTCGCCCTGCTCGCGTTCGGCTCGGCTTACGCCGCGACGCGGGCGGTGGATCTCATCGCGATCCTCGAGATCCTCGTCGGCGGCGCCGCGGGCGCGCTGGTGCTGGGGCCGCTGCTGCTGATCCCGGCGTACCGTCGCGATGCGGCGCAGATCATGGGGTTCGTGAAGCAGATGCGCAAGCCGAAGCCCCGTGCCGAGGCAACGGAGGGGACCGACGCCCCGGCCGCTGCCGAAGCGTACGAGGCGGTGCTGCTGGAGGACGCCGCCACTCCCGGGGATGTGCTGGACGCCGAGATCGAGAAGCGCCAGCTCGAGCAGAACCGCTGA
- a CDS encoding GIY-YIG nuclease family protein yields MAFVYILRCADGTFYVGSTINLTRRLEAHNAGMGSAYTRRRLPVELAWTEEYARIADAFAWEKRIQGWSHAKRDAFIAGGIDAVIGWSKRGSQPPAPPHAR; encoded by the coding sequence ATGGCGTTCGTCTATATCCTGCGGTGCGCCGACGGCACGTTCTACGTCGGCAGCACGATCAACCTCACCCGGCGTCTTGAGGCGCACAACGCCGGCATGGGGTCGGCATACACGCGACGGCGGCTCCCAGTGGAGCTCGCATGGACGGAGGAGTACGCGCGCATCGCCGACGCCTTCGCCTGGGAGAAGCGGATTCAAGGGTGGAGCCACGCCAAGCGCGACGCGTTCATCGCCGGAGGCATCGACGCCGTCATCGGCTGGAGCAAGCGCGGCTCGCAGCCCCCCGCGCCGCCCCACGCTCGTTGA
- a CDS encoding S8 family serine peptidase: MRIAGLAVGTAVVASLVGGGIATASFAAGDEPGVYTVSFRSAEGLDAALSGIAAEPDAVYDSVVKGFTGYLTADEVALLRVSSTVRGISSNKVVTGAAQTVPPAVGTVEADLPPTSATSAGAWDGPGLAIIDSGVSVHTDLNVARQINCFGSGDGTDANGHGTGVAGAAAAINNTVGLVGIAPGAPITSVRVLDSKMQGTLATLMCGLEWVMENHERYDIAVMNMSMQFGQADDGNCGYANGDVIHQAICALVEDGVVVVAAAGNSTRDLAQYSPGNFDEVITATNVADYDGKPGSRGTKPCTESSAPADDTINPKSNWAVSAADRAHTIAAPGTCPYTTKKGNRYGYIASGTSMSAAVMSGVVLACFAEGSCEGRTPREVFQILEAQAQAAATTRGKRFAGDPLSPISGRYAGWLASTVPTGTTPTPTPTPTPTPTPTPTPTPTPTPTPTPTPTPDTQAPTATITAPASGSTVSGTVTVRVTAADNVAVTGVTLWSGATKLGTLAKQSDGSWAGTLSSRSYPNATYPVQARAVDAAGNTGYSPTISLTLRN; this comes from the coding sequence CTCGCGGTGGGGACCGCGGTCGTTGCGTCGCTCGTGGGCGGCGGAATCGCCACCGCCTCGTTCGCCGCGGGCGACGAGCCGGGCGTGTACACCGTCAGCTTCCGGTCGGCGGAGGGATTGGATGCTGCGCTCTCTGGGATCGCGGCAGAGCCCGACGCCGTCTACGACAGCGTGGTGAAGGGGTTCACCGGGTATCTGACGGCCGACGAGGTCGCCCTGCTGCGGGTGTCGTCGACGGTGCGCGGCATCTCTTCGAACAAGGTCGTAACGGGTGCCGCGCAGACGGTGCCGCCCGCCGTGGGCACGGTGGAGGCCGATCTGCCCCCGACGAGCGCCACCTCGGCGGGCGCGTGGGACGGACCCGGTCTCGCGATCATCGACTCGGGCGTGAGCGTGCACACCGACCTCAACGTGGCCCGGCAGATCAACTGCTTCGGCAGCGGCGACGGCACCGACGCGAACGGCCACGGCACGGGCGTCGCCGGTGCGGCCGCGGCGATCAACAACACCGTGGGCCTCGTCGGCATCGCGCCGGGCGCGCCGATCACGTCGGTGCGCGTGCTCGACAGCAAGATGCAGGGCACGCTCGCCACACTCATGTGCGGCCTCGAGTGGGTCATGGAGAACCACGAGCGCTACGACATCGCCGTGATGAACATGAGCATGCAGTTCGGCCAGGCCGACGACGGCAACTGCGGGTACGCGAACGGCGACGTCATCCACCAGGCGATCTGCGCGCTCGTCGAGGACGGCGTCGTCGTGGTCGCGGCCGCGGGCAACTCGACGCGTGACCTGGCGCAGTACTCGCCGGGCAACTTCGACGAGGTGATCACGGCCACCAACGTGGCCGACTACGACGGCAAGCCCGGGTCGCGCGGAACGAAGCCCTGCACCGAGTCGTCGGCCCCTGCCGACGACACGATCAACCCGAAGAGCAACTGGGCGGTGAGCGCGGCCGACCGCGCGCACACGATCGCGGCGCCGGGCACGTGCCCGTACACGACCAAGAAGGGCAACCGGTACGGATACATCGCGTCGGGCACGAGCATGTCTGCAGCGGTGATGTCGGGCGTCGTGCTCGCCTGCTTCGCCGAGGGCTCGTGCGAGGGGCGCACTCCGCGCGAGGTCTTCCAGATCCTCGAGGCCCAGGCGCAGGCGGCGGCCACGACGCGCGGCAAGCGCTTCGCGGGCGACCCGCTCAGTCCGATCTCGGGTCGGTACGCGGGCTGGCTCGCGTCGACCGTGCCGACGGGCACCACCCCGACGCCGACCCCGACCCCGACGCCCACTCCGACCCCGACGCCCACTCCGACGCCGACCCCGACTCCCACGCCGACCCCGACTCCGACGCCGGATACGCAGGCGCCGACCGCGACGATCACCGCTCCGGCCTCGGGATCGACGGTGTCGGGCACCGTGACGGTGCGGGTGACGGCCGCCGACAACGTGGCGGTCACCGGGGTGACGCTGTGGTCGGGAGCGACGAAGCTCGGCACGCTGGCGAAGCAGTCCGACGGCTCGTGGGCTGGCACGCTGTCGTCGCGCAGCTACCCGAACGCGACCTACCCCGTGCAGGCGCGGGCGGTGGATGCCGCCGGCAACACCGGCTACAGCCCGACGATCTCGCTCACCCTCCGCAACTGA